A window of candidate division KSB1 bacterium genomic DNA:
TAATTACCTGCTCGACACCGTCGTTACCAATATTTTGATCAACGCGGTCAAATACAATCGTCAGCCGATAGCAACGATATGGGTGGAGGCGAAGGCAACAGAGGACGGCCGATATTACAAAGTCGAATTTAAAGACAACGGCATCGGTATACCGGACAGTGCCAAATCTGCAATGTTCCGCAAGAGCGAGCGGTTCAACGGGGATACAAGCAGCGGCCTGGGCATCGGATTGACCTTGGTGAAAAAAGTGGTCGAAGGTTACGGCGGCAAAATATGGCTCGAGGATCGGGTGAAAGGCGACTTTACTCAGGGCAGCAATTTTGTTCTGCTCTTGCCGAGAGCATGATATAACTATAAATTAATTATATGCTCAATAAATCACCAATTGTCGTTTACATCAGCATATAAATGGGAGGAGGAGTCATGGCGGAAAAAACTGCACTGGTTGTAGATGATTCGGAAATCAATCGTAATATTCTCAGTCTTTATTTGGAGCTATACGGTTATAAAGCCGTCTGTGAAGACGACGGTCTGAAAGGTTTTGAAACGTTCAAGAGCATCCATCCCCAACTCACCTTTTTGGATGTCGTAATGCCGGGTATTTCCGGAATCGAGCTTTTGAAAAAAATCAAGGAATATGACCCGCGAGCCAAGGTCATCATGGTGACCTCGCATATTTCGCAAAATACGCTCAAACAGATCAAAGATGCACAGGCAGACTGGGTCTTACAAAAGCCGTTTGATGAGGCGAAACTGGAAGAGATCATTCAGCGCATTGAATCTGCGTGATTGCGCAGCAATTCCGGCTGGTTTCCAAAGAAAGGAAACGCTATGTTTTGTACAAATTGCGGAGCGCCGCAACCAGAGCTAGTTCCCCCTTTTTGCGGAGTTTGCGGAGGGCCTTGGGGTTGGTTGTGTACGTGCGGCAACATCAATTCTCCGGAAGGAAAGTTTTGTGCGGCTTGCGGTGTCGGTCGTTCTATTCCCCAATCTGCTAAACATGAAGCGGCTGCGGATGAATCGCTTCGCTATTCCATGAGCAGTGTTGCGCCCGAGAGTGTTCAGAAAAAGCCGAGCACTACTCTTTCGATCGAACAATTGAGTCCGGAAGAAATCGATCAACTCCTTGCCGAAAGTCGGACGCTTGCAATTGCCCAAAAGCAAACCATTACGCAGGCTGATATCGACAAACTTTTCGAAAACAAATAGCTTAAAGATCGATGTACCGGCAGGAAGACATACGCTATTTTCAAGCGCTCATCAACAGCGGACACCTCAAAGAGGTTGACTTTGTTTTTCTCGATCAGCATTCTACCGATTTTCGCCAGGAATACGGTTTGACCAAAGCGCTGCTCACTCAGGCCGGCATCGACGAAATGGTGTTGGCGCAGACCTTGGCCAAAGAATTTCATCTGCCGTTGATGGAATCTATCGAGGGCGAGACATGGATCGACGTTGAGGGTCTGGATCGGCAGGAGCTGCTAAAGTATCGAGTGATCCCTTTTTTCGTGCAGCGCAAAGAGCTCTCGGTCGCATTCGTCGATCCTCCCTATCAAACAGTGATCAGTTTTTTGGAAACGGCCACTGGGAAAAAGATCCTGCCCGTCATCGTTCCGCTTTCGGTTTTTGAGGAGCTGCTGCGCGGCTCGCAAAGTGCTCAAAAAGATCTGCCCAATTTGCAAAAGTTGCAGACAATTCTGGAAAAGTCGCAAAGAGATCTTTATACAGAGCAGCCGGTTTCGCCGATCATGCCCAATTTGCTCGTCGAAGGTGCGTTGGAAGCAGCTCTCGAGACCACAGCGGAACGATTTCAATTCATCACACAGCCGGATCAACCGACCGATCTTAGGCTATGTTTGGCCGGAGCTTGGCAAAGTGTCGGCAGACTGCCGCGCGCTTCAGCTCCTCCCCTCTCCTCCTATCTGAGGCAATTGGGCGGACTCTTGTCTTCAGCCGCCAAAGGATCATCCGTCGTCACGTTACGAGCTTTCGACAAGCTGGTCAAAGTACATCTTGCAGCCGAACTGCAGGATGGGACTGAAATTTTCACATTAACACCGTTCAAAAAGGAACTCAAACCGCGCAATTTAGATGAACTGGGATTTTCTTCTTACGCTCTAGTCTATGCAACTCAGCTTTTTTCGCCGCCTAAAGGTTTGGTGCTGATAGCCGGTCCCCCGAAAAGCGGCAGGACGACGACTTATTATTCGGTTCTGAATCATTTGAAAAATGTAAAGCGCTCGATAGCCTCTGTTGAAAACCCGATTGAGATGGAGCTGGAAGGTATCAGTCAAATCTCAATGGATGTCGATCACGGGTTGACCTTTACTGAGGGGGTGAGAGCGTTGTTTCAAAATCCGGTACACATTTTGGGTGCCGGCGAAGTAGCCGGAACTGAACAGGCGGTGCTGCTGACCAAAGCCTCAAACGCCGGTATTGCCTGTATCGGGGTTATGACCGCTGCCGATGCTCCCGACGCCCTAGAGAGGCTGTTATCTATGGGTGTTGCACGGGAAGAGGCGGCAAAAGCGCTCCGCGGTATTATCGGCAGGCGCTTTGTGCGCAAACTTTGTCCGGCCTGTTCGGCCGACTATCGACCCGATCACAGTGAGCTAATCGCAATCGGCCTGTCAAATCTGCCGAAAGAGGTTTTTCTCAAGCGCGCCGTCGGTTGTAAAGCCTGTCTAAATTCCGGATATATAGGCGTGGTACCTCTTTTTGAAGTACTTCATTTTACCGAGCAGGAAAAGGAAATGGTAAAGAACGGGGCTTCGGCCGAAGAGATTTGCCGCTCGGCGCGAAAAAGCGGTTATCGGCCGTTGCGGATTGACGGCATTCTGAAAGTATTGGCCGGCTTGACAAGTCCCGCAGAAATCCAACGAATTCTCTATCCAGAAACCGAGAAACAAGGATAAAGCCTATGAAGCAAGAGAAAAAAGCTCCTGCAATTCCCTCTCAACCTGGGAATTTGCCCGATACGCTCACCGGTCAGATCGTCCTTGATTCCGTCCAAACGCCTACGCTCATTCTTGCTGCCGACATGACGATTACGACGGCAGGGCGTTCGTTCTATGAGGCGTTTCACCTGCAGCCTGCGGACGTCGTAGGGAAATCGATCTTTGAAATCCGCAATCGTCGTTGGGACATTCCGGCGCTTAAGACGCTCCTAAGCGACATCATTGAAGAGCGCAAAGAAAGCGGCAGCCTGCAGGTGGAAAAAAAGCTCGGTGACCCGAAAAAAGGCAGCATTCGCTTCCGCGTCCGCCTGATGCGGGCAACGGACGGCGCCAAATTCATTTTTCTGAAAATATACGATACCGATCGCATGCGGCCGGAAGATCACGTCATCCGCGAAATGCACCTGCTTACGGCGCTTCTCGATTCGGTTCCTGATCACATTTACTTTAAGGACAAACAAAGCCGCTTTATCAAAATTAACAAGTCTATGGCCGAGTGGGTCAACCTCAAAGACCCCGAAGAGGCGATCGGCAAAACCGACTTTGATTTTTTTACCGAAGAACATGCGCGCCCGGCTTTTGAGGACGAACAGCGCATCATAGCAACCGGTGAGCCGATTCTCAACATCATAGAAAAGGAAACTTGGCCCGACGGACACGAGACGTGGGTCTCCACCTCAAAAATGCCGCTGCGTGACCAAAGCGGAGAGATTATCGGCACGTTCGGCATCTCGCGTGACATTACGCAGCAAAAGCTTGCCGAGCTCGCTCTGCAACAGAGCGAAGAACGCTATCGCATGCTCGTTGAGAATCAGGGGGAAGGCGTTGCGTTTGTCGATCCGGATGAGAAATGGACCTTTGCCAATCCGGCCTGCGGCCGAATTTTCGGCGTGCCTGCAGAACAGCTCATCGGACGCTCCTTGAGGGATTTTACCAGAGAAGATGAATTTGCCCGCATTTTGGCGGAGACGGAACACCGCAAAAAGGGAGAAAGCAGCACTTACGAATTGGAAATTTTGCGGCCGGACGGCGAGACCCGCTGGATTATGGTTACAGCTACGCCGCGCTTTGACGATAACGGCAACTTTGTCGGCTCATTCGGCGTTTTTCGCGACATCACTGAAATGAAAAAAGCGGAAGATGCCATTCGCAGAAACGAGGAGCGGTACCGCAAGTTCCTGGATGCCGTGGATGATTTGGTCTTTATAAAGGACGAAGAGTTCCGCTATCAATTGGTTAATAGAGCACTTTCCGAGCTGCTCGGTAAAAAGCCGGAGGATATCATCGGCAAAACGGATGATGACCTGCTGCCGTTTCGTGAAGCCAAACAGGCGTTGCGAAGCGACAAGCACGCTTTGGCGGCCGGAAATATTGTTGTCAGCATCGAAAAGATCGGCGACCGTACCTATGAAGTCCGCAAGTTCCCTATCCCGCTCGAAGACGGCCGTATTGGAATCGGCGGCATTCTGCACGACATAACGCAGAGACTCAAGTCCGAAGAAACCATCCGCAACGAGCGCAACATGTTGCGTACTTTGATCAATATGCTGCCGGATACCATTTATGCCAAAGACCTTGAGGGACGCAAGATCTTGGCGAACTTGATGGATATGAAGTACGTAGGCGTCGAAAGCGAAGCCGATCTGATCGGCAAAACCGACTTTGATTTTTATCCGATTGAAATCGCGCAAAAGTTTTTTGAAGATGACAAGAACGTTTTGATGAGCGGCGAGCCTTTACTGAACCGTGAAGAGATCGTCCGCTTTGTAGACGGCAAGCCGCGCTGGCTGTTGACCTCGAAAGTGCCTTTCCGAGATGCGGACGGCAACGTGATCGGCCTTGTCGGCGTAGGTCGCGATATTACGGCGCTCAAAGAGGCGGAACAGGCGTTGGAGATAGAACGCAAAAAGTTGGCCGAATCGAACGAAAGACTCAAAGAATTTGCTTATGTCGTATCGCATGATCTTCAGGAACCGCTGCGCATGGTCATCAGCTATATGGGTTTGATTTCATCGCGCTATCGCGATAAATTGGACGAGACGGCGATCGAATTCATCAACTATGCCGTCGACGGCGCCCAAAGAATGCGGCAGTTGATTAATGCGCTACTCGACCTCTCACGTCTGGATACGCGGCCGCAAAACAACGTACCGCTGGAGGCGGAGCATGTACTGAATCTCAGCCTGCAGAACCTTCAGGTGGCCATTGAAGAATCCGGCGCCGAGATTACTCATGATTCTCTCCCCCGCGTGCTCGGCGATGAGACGCGGCTGGTTCAGCTGTTTCAAAATCTTATCAGCAATGCCCTTCGTTATCGGAGCGAGGCTCCGCCCAAGATTCACATCGGCGCCGAAGTCAAAGACGATATGGTCGAATTTTACGTCCAGGACAACGGCATCGGCATTGATCCGCAATACCATGAGCGTATTTTCCAGCTCTTTCAACGGCTGCATTCGCGGGATGAGTATGAGGGAACGGGCATCGGCCTGACCATGTGCCGGCGGATTGTCGAACAGCACGGAGGCAGAATTTGGGTCAAGTCTGAGTTGGGCAAGGGCGCGCGTTTTTATTTTACTTTGCCGATCGCTCCCCGAGGGGGTCAAGAAGGCGCAAGTAATTAAGCAAGGTTTTTTATCTTGTGGGTCAGGCAAATATTGGAGAGAACAAAAATCAACCGCGGGCGTTTAAAAAGGCCGCATCTCAGGCCTCGAGAAAGATATATGAATACTTTATTTTAAGCAAAACTTGCG
This region includes:
- a CDS encoding response regulator encodes the protein MAEKTALVVDDSEINRNILSLYLELYGYKAVCEDDGLKGFETFKSIHPQLTFLDVVMPGISGIELLKKIKEYDPRAKVIMVTSHISQNTLKQIKDAQADWVLQKPFDEAKLEEIIQRIESA
- a CDS encoding ATPase, T2SS/T4P/T4SS family; the encoded protein is MYRQEDIRYFQALINSGHLKEVDFVFLDQHSTDFRQEYGLTKALLTQAGIDEMVLAQTLAKEFHLPLMESIEGETWIDVEGLDRQELLKYRVIPFFVQRKELSVAFVDPPYQTVISFLETATGKKILPVIVPLSVFEELLRGSQSAQKDLPNLQKLQTILEKSQRDLYTEQPVSPIMPNLLVEGALEAALETTAERFQFITQPDQPTDLRLCLAGAWQSVGRLPRASAPPLSSYLRQLGGLLSSAAKGSSVVTLRAFDKLVKVHLAAELQDGTEIFTLTPFKKELKPRNLDELGFSSYALVYATQLFSPPKGLVLIAGPPKSGRTTTYYSVLNHLKNVKRSIASVENPIEMELEGISQISMDVDHGLTFTEGVRALFQNPVHILGAGEVAGTEQAVLLTKASNAGIACIGVMTAADAPDALERLLSMGVAREEAAKALRGIIGRRFVRKLCPACSADYRPDHSELIAIGLSNLPKEVFLKRAVGCKACLNSGYIGVVPLFEVLHFTEQEKEMVKNGASAEEICRSARKSGYRPLRIDGILKVLAGLTSPAEIQRILYPETEKQG
- a CDS encoding PAS domain-containing protein, which codes for MKQEKKAPAIPSQPGNLPDTLTGQIVLDSVQTPTLILAADMTITTAGRSFYEAFHLQPADVVGKSIFEIRNRRWDIPALKTLLSDIIEERKESGSLQVEKKLGDPKKGSIRFRVRLMRATDGAKFIFLKIYDTDRMRPEDHVIREMHLLTALLDSVPDHIYFKDKQSRFIKINKSMAEWVNLKDPEEAIGKTDFDFFTEEHARPAFEDEQRIIATGEPILNIIEKETWPDGHETWVSTSKMPLRDQSGEIIGTFGISRDITQQKLAELALQQSEERYRMLVENQGEGVAFVDPDEKWTFANPACGRIFGVPAEQLIGRSLRDFTREDEFARILAETEHRKKGESSTYELEILRPDGETRWIMVTATPRFDDNGNFVGSFGVFRDITEMKKAEDAIRRNEERYRKFLDAVDDLVFIKDEEFRYQLVNRALSELLGKKPEDIIGKTDDDLLPFREAKQALRSDKHALAAGNIVVSIEKIGDRTYEVRKFPIPLEDGRIGIGGILHDITQRLKSEETIRNERNMLRTLINMLPDTIYAKDLEGRKILANLMDMKYVGVESEADLIGKTDFDFYPIEIAQKFFEDDKNVLMSGEPLLNREEIVRFVDGKPRWLLTSKVPFRDADGNVIGLVGVGRDITALKEAEQALEIERKKLAESNERLKEFAYVVSHDLQEPLRMVISYMGLISSRYRDKLDETAIEFINYAVDGAQRMRQLINALLDLSRLDTRPQNNVPLEAEHVLNLSLQNLQVAIEESGAEITHDSLPRVLGDETRLVQLFQNLISNALRYRSEAPPKIHIGAEVKDDMVEFYVQDNGIGIDPQYHERIFQLFQRLHSRDEYEGTGIGLTMCRRIVEQHGGRIWVKSELGKGARFYFTLPIAPRGGQEGASN